The following coding sequences are from one Leptolyngbya sp. CCY15150 window:
- a CDS encoding serine/threonine-protein kinase: MSYCLHPTCPSPSTPQGDHFCVHCGSRVRLGDRYAAVQPIGGGGSSRTFLATDQRRLTHNRCVIKEFEQQGDGEAFRYQIARIEPLFKHAQLPNVLAYFERDQHHYLVQDYIPGPNLGQELQASGAFGEDKIWTVLQEGLLLLKYLHSQRLIHRDVKPTNLIRRDGRFDLGYLTLVDFGSAKIATQSTLAKPGTMIGSAEYIAPEQLAGQVTFASDLYSLGTTCLHLLTGLSPFELFNFRDGSWLWRSVSGPITDDLAQILDRLVCRNLTERYASAEIALKDVLLHCPGSSSTLIIPASQPPLPLPDTQPPDLSWVCETTVTVEHPITRLALLPMGQMLTGDQQGAIALWQGTELERTWVGHAYSIAALAYSPATAMVASSGYDRTLKLWELDRPTPQVLLEQGELVTALAFTQESHLISAGRDRHLRLWDRHGKLLHIFEGHSAPVESLAVSPTAPVMVSGDADGNLRVWNLNLRICLRQLAKHGGSVSAIALIPSPDPEEPEQQTVVTGSWDMSIRLRHLNTGGLYHALSGHLLPIRTLALSADAQILATGSQDSTIKLWSVITGQLLATLTDHTAAIEAIAFHPDGRLISASQDRTLRLWRGH, from the coding sequence ATGAGCTATTGTTTGCATCCAACCTGTCCATCCCCTAGCACCCCCCAGGGCGATCATTTTTGTGTGCATTGCGGATCGCGAGTGCGGTTGGGCGATCGCTACGCAGCCGTACAGCCCATCGGCGGCGGTGGATCGAGCCGCACCTTCTTGGCCACCGATCAACGCCGTCTCACCCACAATCGCTGTGTGATCAAAGAATTTGAGCAGCAGGGCGATGGAGAAGCCTTTCGTTACCAGATTGCCCGCATCGAACCGCTGTTCAAACATGCGCAGTTGCCTAATGTCTTGGCCTACTTTGAACGCGACCAGCACCATTACCTGGTGCAAGACTACATTCCTGGCCCCAATCTTGGGCAAGAACTCCAGGCCAGCGGAGCCTTTGGCGAAGATAAAATCTGGACGGTGCTCCAAGAAGGACTGCTGTTGCTCAAGTATCTGCACAGTCAACGGCTGATCCATCGCGACGTGAAGCCCACCAACCTGATCCGCCGCGACGGTCGGTTTGACCTAGGCTATCTTACCCTCGTAGACTTTGGATCCGCCAAGATCGCCACCCAGTCTACCCTCGCCAAACCCGGCACCATGATCGGCAGCGCTGAATATATTGCCCCCGAGCAACTGGCAGGCCAGGTCACCTTTGCCAGCGATCTCTATAGCTTAGGCACCACCTGCCTGCATTTACTCACGGGACTGTCGCCCTTTGAATTATTCAATTTCCGGGACGGCAGTTGGCTGTGGCGTAGCGTGTCCGGCCCGATCACGGACGACTTAGCGCAGATCCTCGATCGCCTCGTATGCCGTAATTTAACCGAACGCTACGCCAGCGCCGAGATCGCCCTCAAGGATGTCTTACTCCACTGTCCAGGCTCATCCTCCACCCTGATCATTCCCGCTAGCCAGCCTCCCCTGCCCCTGCCCGACACCCAGCCCCCAGATCTATCCTGGGTCTGTGAGACGACCGTGACCGTCGAGCACCCGATCACCCGCTTGGCGCTGCTGCCTATGGGGCAGATGCTCACCGGCGATCAACAGGGAGCGATCGCCCTTTGGCAGGGAACGGAGCTGGAACGTACCTGGGTGGGTCATGCCTACAGCATCGCCGCCCTCGCCTACTCCCCCGCGACGGCCATGGTGGCCAGCAGTGGCTACGATCGCACCCTCAAGCTATGGGAGCTAGATCGTCCGACACCCCAAGTGTTGCTAGAGCAAGGTGAACTGGTTACCGCCCTGGCATTTACCCAGGAAAGCCATCTGATCAGCGCTGGCCGCGATCGCCATCTGCGGCTGTGGGATCGCCACGGAAAACTGCTGCATATCTTTGAGGGACATAGCGCCCCGGTGGAGTCTCTAGCCGTCAGCCCCACGGCCCCGGTGATGGTAAGCGGCGATGCGGATGGCAACCTACGGGTTTGGAACCTAAACCTGCGCATCTGCCTGCGCCAGTTGGCCAAACATGGTGGATCCGTGAGCGCCATCGCCCTGATCCCCTCCCCCGACCCGGAAGAGCCGGAGCAGCAAACGGTAGTCACCGGCAGTTGGGACATGAGCATTCGTCTGCGACATCTGAATACCGGCGGACTGTACCATGCCCTATCCGGACATCTACTGCCCATTCGTACCCTAGCGCTGAGTGCCGATGCCCAGATCTTAGCCACCGGCAGTCAAGATAGCACCATCAAACTGTGGTCGGTGATCACCGGCCAACTCCTAGCCACCCTCACCGACCACACCGCCGCCATCGAGGCGATCGCCTTTCATCCCGACGGACGGCTGATCAGCGCCAGCCAAGATCGCACCCTGCGTCTATGGCGAGGACATTAG